In the genome of Deinococcus ruber, one region contains:
- a CDS encoding SDR family oxidoreductase: MANLSGTTIMLTGAGGALASAVAQELVDAGAELILVGRGDSLKRAEDRLPATEVLDLDLTDPACIEVLRKHKVDALVHTVGGFAMQDAHKATPDDLTQMMSLNMTTLFHCVQGVLPHMLRQKEGMIVGISAGQAARMSGKGAALYTASKAAVAAYLLSLNDELSAKGVHSCVVYPMGALDTPANRESGVSWERAIDPRGVAQSIAHALTRPARAHVTELKIYPEV, from the coding sequence ATGGCGAACTTGAGCGGAACCACCATCATGCTGACAGGTGCAGGCGGCGCACTGGCGAGTGCTGTAGCGCAGGAACTCGTGGACGCGGGCGCAGAGCTGATTCTGGTGGGGCGCGGTGACAGCCTGAAACGCGCTGAAGACCGGTTGCCCGCCACCGAAGTTCTCGACCTCGACCTGACCGACCCCGCCTGCATCGAGGTCCTCAGAAAACACAAGGTCGATGCGCTGGTGCATACCGTGGGCGGTTTTGCCATGCAGGACGCTCACAAGGCCACCCCCGACGATCTGACTCAGATGATGTCACTGAACATGACCACGCTGTTTCACTGCGTTCAGGGCGTGTTGCCGCACATGCTCCGCCAGAAGGAAGGCATGATCGTGGGCATCAGCGCGGGGCAGGCTGCCCGCATGTCGGGCAAGGGGGCGGCGCTGTATACCGCCAGCAAAGCCGCCGTGGCCGCCTACCTGCTGAGCCTGAACGACGAGCTGAGCGCCAAGGGCGTGCATTCCTGCGTGGTGTACCCGATGGGCGCACTCGACACGCCTGCCAACCGCGAGAGCGGCGTGAGCTGGGAACGCGCCATCGACCCGCGTGGCGTCGCCCAGAGCATCGCCCACGCCCTGACAAGACCCGCCCGCGCACATGTGACAGAGCTGAAGATCTACCCGGAAGTGTAA
- a CDS encoding queuosine precursor transporter, with the protein MSSAQHQPTSAQPAPEHRFRYFDLILGLFAVVLIISNIASTKTATANLGFWKPAFDGGTILFPLTYIFGDLLTEVYGYARSRRVIWFGLAMNLLATLTFAFVAALPESADSPTRGAFGTVFAFAPRILLASTAAFFVGEFLNSYVLARLKIATAGKHLWTRTIGSTLVGQGADTLVFSLVAFLGVLPTDVLWGLILFNYLYKVALEVILTPVTYAVVNFLKRAEGVDVYDRHTDFNPFKLSVDSRNQPGA; encoded by the coding sequence ATGTCCAGCGCCCAGCACCAACCAACTTCAGCTCAGCCTGCCCCCGAGCACCGTTTCCGTTACTTCGACCTGATCCTGGGTCTGTTCGCGGTGGTGCTCATCATTTCCAACATCGCCAGTACCAAAACCGCCACGGCCAATCTGGGCTTCTGGAAACCGGCCTTTGACGGCGGCACGATCCTGTTTCCGCTGACCTATATCTTTGGCGACCTATTGACCGAGGTGTACGGCTACGCCCGCTCGCGCCGGGTCATCTGGTTCGGCCTCGCCATGAACCTGCTCGCCACCCTCACGTTTGCGTTTGTGGCCGCGCTGCCCGAAAGTGCCGACAGCCCCACCAGAGGCGCGTTCGGGACGGTCTTCGCCTTCGCGCCGCGCATTCTGCTGGCGTCCACCGCCGCATTTTTCGTGGGCGAGTTCCTGAACAGCTACGTGCTGGCCCGGCTGAAGATCGCCACCGCTGGCAAGCACCTCTGGACGCGCACCATCGGCAGCACGCTGGTGGGGCAGGGCGCAGACACGCTGGTGTTCAGTCTGGTGGCCTTCCTGGGCGTACTGCCCACCGATGTGCTGTGGGGGCTGATTCTGTTCAACTATCTGTACAAGGTGGCGCTGGAAGTGATTCTGACGCCCGTGACCTACGCGGTGGTGAACTTCCTGAAACGCGCCGAAGGAGTGGACGTGTACGACCGTCACACCGATTTCAACCCCTTCAAGCTGAGCGTGGACAGCCGCAACCAGCCGGGAGCGTAA
- a CDS encoding SIR2 family NAD-dependent protein deacylase, with protein sequence MNLAEARSALQAARRVVVLTGAGISAESGIPTFRDAQTGHWARFRPEDLASPDAYQRDPELVWEWYADRYRDVMRAQPNRGHTLLAELEAEKQAAFGPDAFTLVTQNVDGLHQRAGSAGPLELHGTLLSARCETCGHVQPLPDAVTFAPPPVCEVCGHRMRPHIVWFGEFLPEDVLEAADHAFAAADVALIIGTSSLVYPAAGLADRTLARGGLVFEINPDETPLTRRASFSLRATASEGLTHLREA encoded by the coding sequence ATGAATCTTGCCGAGGCACGCTCAGCACTTCAAGCTGCTCGCCGGGTGGTGGTATTGACCGGGGCGGGCATCAGTGCCGAGAGCGGTATTCCCACCTTTCGCGACGCTCAGACCGGCCACTGGGCGCGGTTTCGCCCCGAAGACCTCGCCAGTCCCGACGCCTATCAGCGCGACCCGGAGCTGGTGTGGGAGTGGTACGCGGACCGTTACCGCGACGTGATGCGGGCGCAGCCTAACCGGGGCCATACGCTGCTGGCCGAACTGGAAGCCGAGAAACAGGCCGCATTCGGGCCAGACGCCTTCACGCTGGTGACGCAGAATGTAGACGGTCTGCACCAGCGGGCCGGAAGCGCTGGGCCGCTGGAACTGCACGGCACGCTGCTTTCGGCCCGCTGCGAAACGTGCGGCCACGTCCAGCCGCTCCCCGACGCCGTCACCTTTGCGCCCCCGCCCGTGTGCGAGGTCTGCGGCCACCGCATGCGCCCCCACATCGTCTGGTTCGGAGAATTTCTGCCGGAAGACGTGCTGGAGGCTGCCGATCACGCTTTTGCCGCCGCCGATGTCGCCCTGATTATCGGTACCAGCAGCCTGGTCTACCCGGCAGCAGGACTGGCAGACCGAACACTCGCTCGCGGCGGTCTGGTCTTCGAGATCAATCCAGATGAAACGCCTCTGACCCGGCGGGCCAGCTTCAGCCTTCGTGCGACTGCCAGCGAAGGGCTGACGCACCTGAGAGAAGCCTGA
- a CDS encoding aminotransferase class V-fold PLP-dependent enzyme, producing MTPPHTSTFQSAMLPLNGADPFDWVRGQLVGEGTPIFTPFGTRRLTYADYIASGRALRWVEDTLVQRVLPLYANTHTEDSRSGAQTTQLTHQASEYIKAQLGGDASCKLVFCGSGSTAAVRRIQDILGLSVPSSRREDVLAHLPPEQRPVVFVGPYEHHSNEVSWRETLAEVVELPLCERGHLDLDALRSALKNPAYLGRPRIGSFSAASNVTGLLTDTRSVARLLHRHGALAFFDFAASAPYTHIDMKPGKPDGYDAVFLSPHKFVGGPGTPGLLCFQEHLYHLSTPSTAGGGTVRFVSRQGHAFVSDIEAREDAGTPAILGKLKAALAFKVKETLTPERIEAREHELIRHAIERLRSQRGLHLLGNLDSPRLAVLSFLVRTPGGAYLHPRLAVRLLNDLFGIQARGGCACAGPYGHALLSISDETSLRYQQCILSDLEGLKPGWVRLNLAPWTNAEELEFLLSAVEFIGEYGHLFVSLYSFDWQSGAWSHASDAQRTAPDLFALPLPLPGDEASRDDDYAGYLAQARALAHELEAGTAAAPGRPLPENVPADLVYFAY from the coding sequence ATGACGCCTCCTCACACTTCCACTTTCCAGAGCGCCATGCTTCCCCTGAACGGAGCCGATCCCTTCGACTGGGTGCGCGGGCAACTGGTGGGGGAGGGCACCCCGATCTTCACGCCGTTTGGCACGCGCCGCCTGACCTACGCCGACTACATCGCGTCGGGGCGGGCGCTGCGCTGGGTGGAAGACACGCTCGTGCAGCGTGTGCTGCCGCTGTACGCCAACACCCACACCGAGGACAGCCGCAGCGGAGCGCAGACCACGCAACTCACGCATCAGGCGAGCGAGTACATCAAGGCGCAACTGGGCGGCGACGCGAGCTGCAAGCTGGTGTTCTGCGGCTCCGGCAGCACGGCGGCGGTGCGGCGCATTCAGGACATCCTGGGGCTGAGCGTGCCGAGTTCGCGCCGGGAAGACGTGCTGGCCCACCTGCCGCCCGAGCAGCGCCCGGTGGTGTTCGTGGGGCCATATGAGCACCACAGCAACGAGGTGAGCTGGCGCGAAACGCTGGCAGAGGTGGTGGAATTGCCGCTGTGTGAACGCGGGCACCTCGACCTCGACGCCCTCCGGAGCGCCCTGAAGAATCCGGCGTATCTGGGCAGGCCGCGCATCGGTTCGTTCAGCGCTGCCAGCAACGTCACGGGCCTGCTGACCGATACCCGTAGCGTGGCCCGCCTGCTGCACCGGCACGGCGCTCTCGCCTTCTTCGACTTCGCGGCCAGTGCGCCTTATACCCACATCGATATGAAGCCGGGCAAGCCGGACGGCTACGACGCGGTGTTCCTGAGCCCTCACAAGTTTGTGGGCGGCCCCGGCACGCCCGGCCTGCTGTGCTTTCAGGAGCACCTGTATCACCTGAGTACTCCTTCGACGGCGGGGGGCGGCACGGTGCGCTTTGTCAGCCGCCAGGGGCACGCCTTCGTGTCTGATATCGAAGCCCGCGAAGACGCCGGAACGCCCGCCATTCTGGGCAAGCTGAAGGCAGCCCTGGCCTTCAAGGTCAAGGAAACCCTGACGCCGGAACGCATCGAAGCGCGGGAACACGAGCTGATCCGGCACGCCATCGAGCGTCTGCGCTCTCAGCGGGGGCTGCACCTGCTGGGCAATCTGGATTCGCCCCGGCTGGCGGTGCTGTCGTTTCTGGTGAGGACGCCCGGCGGCGCGTACCTGCACCCACGGCTGGCGGTGCGGCTGCTCAACGACCTGTTCGGCATTCAGGCGCGGGGCGGCTGCGCGTGTGCCGGGCCGTATGGTCACGCCCTGCTGTCTATTTCCGACGAGACCAGCCTGCGCTATCAGCAGTGCATCCTGTCGGACCTGGAAGGCCTGAAGCCCGGCTGGGTGCGCCTGAATCTGGCTCCCTGGACCAACGCCGAGGAGCTGGAATTCCTGCTGAGCGCCGTGGAATTCATCGGGGAGTACGGGCATCTGTTCGTGTCGCTGTACAGCTTCGACTGGCAGAGCGGAGCCTGGAGCCACGCCAGCGACGCTCAGCGCACCGCTCCCGACCTTTTTGCGCTGCCGCTGCCGCTGCCCGGCGACGAGGCGAGCAGGGACGACGATTACGCCGGGTATCTGGCACAGGCAAGAGCGCTGGCGCACGAACTGGAAGCCGGAACCGCCGCCGCACCGGGCCGCCCGCTGCCCGAAAACGTGCCCGCCGATCTGGTGTATTTCGCGTACTGA
- a CDS encoding DIP1984 family protein translates to MEISVLAERYAAAMQLAEALIERADLQKRAAQLQQRLRLNAKTQEGDAPTEDPRLLLSELLAVFDQLGDLIPRIHRSNLTARLKDGRTLTDALAHREVLDLRLAALRSVIEAASIQQTRQTRSELRYVSHLPVRELQTDTDRLARERRELEALIQQANWANSLLD, encoded by the coding sequence ATGGAAATCAGTGTACTGGCAGAGCGCTATGCTGCCGCCATGCAACTGGCCGAAGCCCTGATCGAACGCGCCGACCTTCAGAAACGCGCCGCGCAACTGCAACAGCGTCTGCGACTGAACGCCAAGACGCAGGAAGGCGACGCACCGACCGAAGACCCCCGCTTGCTGCTGAGCGAACTGCTGGCTGTGTTCGATCAGCTGGGCGACCTGATTCCGCGCATCCACCGCAGCAATCTGACGGCACGGCTGAAGGACGGACGTACCCTGACAGACGCTCTGGCGCACCGCGAAGTGCTTGATCTGCGCCTTGCTGCACTGCGGAGCGTGATTGAAGCGGCCAGCATTCAGCAGACCCGCCAGACACGTTCAGAACTGCGCTACGTCTCGCATCTGCCGGTGCGCGAGCTTCAGACCGATACAGACCGCCTGGCCCGCGAGCGCCGTGAACTCGAAGCCCTGATTCAGCAGGCCAACTGGGCGAACTCGCTGCTGGACTGA
- the dapF gene encoding diaminopimelate epimerase, giving the protein MSRQVLRFVKMQGCGNDFVVVNGIEQPFHPTPDQIRRLADRHFGVGCDQVLAVHASTTQGIDFEYRIYNADGQEVGQCGNGSRAIARFIYDQGLSNSVRLTVRTRTAQLHLERLDSGDVRVDMGRPSFLPPEIPLLMAERSAYELPLGDLGTVQFGVVNLGNPHAVIVVESVDLAAVGAIGQALQQRPEFPESVNVGFLQVVSPTAGRLRVYERGAGETLACGSGACAAFAVARRRGWMASSATIEMPGGPLTLGWQDPEAGITLGGPVETVFSGEWHWDG; this is encoded by the coding sequence ATGAGCAGGCAGGTGCTGCGGTTTGTGAAGATGCAGGGATGCGGCAACGATTTCGTGGTGGTCAACGGCATCGAGCAGCCGTTTCACCCGACCCCCGACCAGATCCGGCGGCTGGCCGACCGTCATTTCGGCGTCGGCTGTGATCAGGTGTTGGCGGTCCATGCGTCTACCACGCAGGGGATCGACTTCGAATACCGCATCTACAACGCCGATGGTCAGGAGGTCGGGCAGTGCGGCAACGGCTCACGCGCCATCGCCCGCTTCATCTACGACCAGGGCCTTTCGAACAGCGTGCGGCTGACGGTCCGAACCCGCACCGCCCAGTTGCACCTGGAGCGCCTAGACAGCGGAGACGTGCGGGTGGATATGGGACGCCCCAGCTTTCTGCCGCCGGAGATTCCGCTGCTGATGGCAGAGCGAAGCGCCTACGAGCTGCCCCTGGGTGACCTGGGTACGGTGCAGTTCGGCGTCGTCAACCTGGGCAATCCGCATGCGGTGATCGTGGTCGAGAGTGTCGATCTCGCAGCGGTCGGTGCCATCGGTCAGGCCCTACAGCAGCGGCCCGAATTTCCGGAAAGCGTCAACGTCGGGTTTCTACAGGTGGTGTCGCCGACTGCGGGTCGCCTGCGGGTGTACGAACGGGGCGCTGGAGAAACGCTCGCCTGCGGAAGTGGGGCCTGCGCGGCGTTCGCTGTGGCGCGGCGGCGCGGCTGGATGGCCTCCAGCGCCACCATCGAAATGCCGGGCGGTCCACTGACGCTGGGCTGGCAGGACCCGGAAGCGGGCATCACCCTGGGGGGTCCGGTCGAGACGGTCTTCAGCGGGGAATGGCACTGGGACGGCTGA
- a CDS encoding DUF3105 domain-containing protein, giving the protein MSRFRFLSLLLPAVLLAACRPGIENLNTYHYAGGQMQEGKLQYSENPPVGGVYSRVWQSCGVYAAPVYDEYAVHTLARGAIWIAYDPKLPAAEVTKLKALLKDHPLSLLSPRPSLPSPVVITAWNAQLQATGADDPRLNAFVKQYADVKTAPEYGAACSGGYTDAQ; this is encoded by the coding sequence ATGTCGAGGTTTCGTTTCCTGTCGTTGCTGCTTCCCGCCGTTCTGCTCGCCGCGTGTCGTCCGGGGATCGAGAACCTGAACACCTACCACTATGCGGGTGGGCAGATGCAGGAAGGAAAACTCCAGTACAGCGAGAATCCCCCGGTGGGCGGCGTGTACAGTCGCGTGTGGCAGAGCTGCGGCGTGTACGCGGCCCCTGTCTACGACGAATACGCCGTGCATACCCTGGCACGCGGGGCCATCTGGATCGCCTATGATCCAAAGCTTCCGGCTGCCGAAGTGACGAAGCTGAAGGCGCTGCTAAAAGACCACCCGCTGTCGCTGCTCAGCCCACGCCCCAGCCTGCCGAGTCCGGTGGTTATTACGGCCTGGAACGCCCAGCTTCAGGCGACCGGGGCAGACGATCCCCGTCTGAATGCGTTCGTGAAACAGTATGCCGACGTCAAGACCGCTCCCGAATACGGCGCGGCATGTTCGGGCGGCTACACCGACGCTCAGTAG
- a CDS encoding sigma 54-interacting transcriptional regulator codes for MPEFPTARNLAELLALPEYAGRSPFDGRSRRVQDEVRANLTRKLRSGETLFPGVVGYDDTVIPQLVNALLARQNFILLGLRGQAKSRILRAITDLLDPFVPAIEGSEINDDPLNPIGAEGKAMLETHGHELPIRWIPRADRYVEKLATPDVTVADLIGDVDPIKAARLGTALGDVRSMHFGLLPRANRGVFAVNELADLSPKVQVALFNILQEGDVQIKGYPIRLELDVMLVFSANPEDYTARGKIVTPLKDRIGSEIRTHYPSTVEQGMDITAQEAYSVEGVTVPPFIAELIEEIAFQAREDGRVDKLSGVSQRLPISLMELAAANAEARSLRGGDSSTVARVSDVYAGLPAITGKLELEYEGELKGADSVARDVIRKAAGQVFARRYASMDTRNLEKWFENGNVFRFPQVGAAKSALQSTRDVPGLYDLAADIAGTSDDATRVAAAEFVLEGLYGRKKLSRAEETYAAPEPEARRTGGKWN; via the coding sequence ATGCCAGAGTTCCCGACTGCCCGAAATTTAGCTGAACTGCTCGCTCTGCCCGAGTACGCGGGTCGCTCGCCCTTCGATGGACGCAGCCGCCGGGTGCAGGACGAGGTTCGCGCCAACCTGACCCGCAAGCTCCGGTCTGGCGAAACCCTCTTTCCCGGCGTGGTCGGCTACGACGACACCGTGATTCCTCAGCTCGTCAATGCGCTGCTGGCGCGTCAGAACTTCATTCTGCTGGGGCTGCGCGGGCAGGCCAAAAGCCGCATCCTGCGGGCCATCACCGACCTGCTCGATCCGTTTGTGCCCGCCATCGAGGGCAGCGAGATCAATGACGATCCGCTCAACCCGATTGGCGCAGAAGGCAAGGCCATGCTGGAAACGCACGGGCATGAACTGCCGATTCGCTGGATTCCGCGTGCCGACCGCTACGTCGAGAAGCTCGCCACGCCCGATGTGACGGTGGCCGACCTGATCGGTGACGTGGACCCGATCAAGGCCGCCCGCCTCGGCACCGCGCTGGGCGACGTTCGCAGCATGCACTTCGGGCTGCTGCCCCGCGCCAACAGGGGCGTCTTCGCGGTCAACGAGCTGGCCGATCTGTCGCCGAAAGTTCAGGTCGCGCTGTTCAACATCCTTCAGGAAGGCGACGTACAGATCAAGGGCTACCCGATTCGCCTGGAACTCGACGTGATGTTGGTTTTCTCGGCCAACCCCGAGGACTACACCGCACGCGGCAAGATCGTGACGCCGCTGAAAGACCGCATCGGCAGCGAAATCCGCACGCACTATCCCAGCACTGTCGAGCAGGGCATGGACATCACCGCTCAGGAGGCCTACAGCGTCGAGGGCGTGACGGTGCCGCCCTTTATTGCCGAGCTGATTGAGGAAATCGCGTTCCAGGCGCGTGAAGACGGACGGGTCGACAAGCTGAGCGGCGTGTCGCAGCGCCTCCCGATCTCGCTGATGGAACTGGCCGCTGCCAACGCCGAGGCCCGCAGTCTGCGCGGCGGCGACAGCAGCACCGTGGCGCGGGTATCCGACGTGTACGCCGGGCTGCCCGCCATTACCGGCAAGCTGGAGTTGGAATACGAGGGCGAGCTGAAGGGTGCCGACAGCGTGGCCCGTGACGTGATTCGCAAGGCCGCCGGTCAGGTGTTTGCCCGCCGCTACGCCAGCATGGACACCCGCAATCTGGAGAAGTGGTTCGAGAACGGCAACGTGTTCCGCTTTCCCCAGGTGGGCGCGGCCAAGTCGGCTCTTCAGAGCACCCGCGACGTGCCGGGCCTGTACGATCTGGCCGCCGACATCGCGGGCACCAGCGACGACGCCACCCGCGTAGCCGCTGCCGAGTTCGTGCTGGAAGGGCTGTACGGGCGCAAGAAGCTCAGCCGCGCCGAGGAAACCTACGCTGCCCCCGAGCCGGAAGCGCGGCGCACCGGCGGCAAGTGGAACTGA
- a CDS encoding cyclodeaminase/cyclohydrolase family protein: MLPSTDAESSAPSLWDVSARELLTRTASADPTPGGGSVAAISGAFGLALVTMALAVSLKGKSASDDLKTLHHEAGELLNRLLPHPDADVTAFQGYMDALALPKSDEGQRATRRSAMQSAARSATEAPLSAARDLLAGLELAQRAAVLSHKNVVSDVGAGAALLAGALHAELLTVDINLSSLPAEERSAAYTERTHLAEAARQQDTRVASLVQARLTRPD, translated from the coding sequence ATGCTGCCCTCGACTGACGCTGAATCGTCTGCCCCGAGCCTGTGGGACGTTTCCGCCCGCGAGCTGCTGACGCGCACCGCCTCGGCAGACCCGACACCGGGGGGCGGCTCGGTGGCCGCGATCAGCGGGGCTTTTGGGCTGGCGTTGGTCACGATGGCGCTGGCTGTTTCGCTGAAGGGAAAGAGCGCTTCAGACGACCTGAAGACGCTGCACCACGAGGCGGGTGAGCTGCTGAATCGCCTCCTGCCCCACCCCGACGCCGACGTGACGGCCTTTCAGGGCTATATGGACGCGCTGGCCCTGCCAAAATCAGATGAAGGACAGCGGGCCACGCGGCGCAGCGCGATGCAGTCGGCGGCCAGAAGCGCCACTGAAGCGCCCCTGAGCGCCGCCCGCGACCTGCTGGCGGGGTTGGAACTGGCACAGCGGGCCGCCGTGCTGTCGCACAAGAACGTCGTCTCGGACGTGGGGGCGGGCGCGGCGCTGCTGGCAGGCGCACTCCACGCCGAGCTGCTGACTGTGGACATCAATCTGAGCAGCCTGCCCGCAGAAGAACGCAGCGCCGCATACACAGAGCGCACGCATCTGGCGGAGGCGGCGAGGCAACAGGATACGCGGGTGGCCTCGCTCGTCCAGGCCCGGTTGACCCGTCCCGATTGA
- a CDS encoding MarR family winged helix-turn-helix transcriptional regulator yields the protein MPQERPPQTAAWIALDRVHSLMSRQLQNTMTDYDVTRPQYSVLRLLLESGPQTANALSSSMGVTPGNLTGVIDRLEAGGYLARQRDPSDRRCIYLSLTPAGEHKAREIIPGIRGTVASFFAALDEAQLAAFLSSLRALEAALDTEESHDTPSKQQTPEVVTAS from the coding sequence ATGCCCCAGGAACGACCCCCACAGACCGCCGCCTGGATCGCCCTCGACAGGGTTCATAGCCTGATGTCGCGGCAGCTCCAGAACACAATGACCGACTACGACGTGACGCGCCCGCAGTACAGCGTGCTGCGGCTGCTGCTGGAAAGTGGCCCACAGACCGCCAATGCCCTGAGCAGCAGCATGGGCGTGACGCCCGGCAACCTGACCGGGGTGATCGACCGGCTGGAAGCGGGCGGCTATCTGGCCCGGCAGCGCGACCCCTCAGATCGCCGCTGTATCTATCTGTCTCTGACGCCAGCGGGCGAGCACAAGGCCCGCGAGATCATTCCCGGCATTCGCGGCACCGTCGCCAGCTTCTTCGCGGCGCTCGACGAAGCGCAGCTGGCGGCCTTCCTCAGCAGTCTTCGAGCACTGGAAGCGGCGCTGGACACCGAGGAGAGCCATGACACGCCCTCCAAACAGCAGACCCCCGAGGTGGTGACAGCATCAT
- a CDS encoding methylglyoxal synthase yields MTDSSPLQQRPSQQRQVALIAHDKKKLELALFALAHKEVLRQFHLVATGTTGGILQKQTGLPVERVLSGPLGGDQQIGARIATEQVLAVFFFRDPLTSQPHEPDVSALVRLCDVHDIPLATNPASASALMLWLAQQTERQELDAALD; encoded by the coding sequence ATGACCGACTCCTCCCCCTTGCAGCAGCGGCCCTCTCAGCAGCGGCAGGTGGCGCTGATCGCCCACGACAAGAAAAAACTGGAACTGGCGCTGTTTGCCCTCGCGCATAAAGAGGTGTTGCGACAGTTTCATCTGGTTGCCACCGGCACCACCGGGGGGATTTTGCAGAAACAGACCGGGCTGCCTGTCGAGCGGGTGCTGAGCGGGCCACTCGGCGGCGACCAGCAGATCGGGGCCAGAATCGCCACCGAGCAGGTGCTGGCGGTGTTCTTCTTTCGCGACCCGCTGACCTCTCAGCCGCACGAACCCGATGTAAGCGCCCTGGTGCGGCTGTGTGACGTGCACGATATTCCGCTGGCAACCAACCCCGCCAGCGCCTCGGCCCTGATGCTGTGGCTGGCGCAGCAGACCGAGCGGCAGGAGCTGGATGCTGCCCTCGACTGA